The following proteins are encoded in a genomic region of Actinomadura sp. NAK00032:
- a CDS encoding NmrA family NAD(P)-binding protein, whose amino-acid sequence MSTALVIGATGRQGGATARHLLRRGWQVRALVRDLESPAARRLTGAELTVGDLGDPASLERAMRGVDAVFSMQALAYEPETLKAEVRQGMLVADVALDTGVGHLVYSSVGGAERHTGIEHFESKAAIESYIRALGLPATILRPVFFMDNLLHYADTAGEREMELPVLPSVSGSDGTRGDEVP is encoded by the coding sequence ATGAGTACGGCTCTGGTCATCGGTGCCACCGGCCGGCAGGGCGGCGCCACCGCACGTCACCTGCTACGTCGCGGCTGGCAGGTTCGCGCCCTGGTGCGCGACCTGGAAAGCCCCGCTGCGCGTCGCCTGACCGGCGCCGAGCTCACGGTCGGCGACCTGGGAGACCCCGCGTCCCTGGAGCGGGCAATGCGTGGCGTCGATGCCGTGTTCAGCATGCAAGCCCTGGCCTACGAGCCGGAAACTCTCAAAGCTGAGGTACGGCAGGGCATGCTCGTCGCCGACGTCGCCCTGGATACCGGAGTCGGGCACCTGGTCTACAGCTCGGTCGGCGGTGCCGAGCGGCACACCGGAATCGAGCACTTCGAGAGCAAGGCGGCAATCGAGTCCTACATCCGCGCTCTGGGGTTGCCCGCGACCATCCTCCGGCCGGTGTTCTTCATGGACAATCTGCTGCACTACGCCGACACTGCAGGCGAAAGGGAGATGGAGCTCCCGGTGCTCCCCTCTGTGTCAGGCTCAGATGGGACACGAGGGGATGAAGTTCCCTAG
- a CDS encoding transposase — translation MTSHDLPSGDGPRTGRPKRRTFSAAYKLRMVEEYDAAEHGDKGALLRREGLYESSVQLWRRQRDAGELTAAGTSRPAAKKEKTPEQAELEQLRKEKARLERQNAAMARKLKQTEAALDIMGKGIALLETMSESADTENS, via the coding sequence ATGACCAGCCACGATCTTCCTTCCGGTGACGGGCCGCGGACCGGCCGGCCCAAGCGGCGGACCTTCAGTGCCGCCTACAAGTTGCGGATGGTCGAGGAGTACGACGCGGCCGAGCATGGCGACAAGGGCGCACTGCTGCGCCGTGAGGGACTTTATGAGTCCAGCGTTCAACTGTGGCGCCGGCAGCGCGACGCCGGTGAACTGACCGCTGCGGGAACGAGCCGCCCGGCCGCCAAGAAGGAGAAGACGCCGGAGCAGGCCGAGTTGGAGCAGTTGCGCAAGGAGAAGGCGCGGCTGGAGCGGCAGAACGCCGCCATGGCCAGAAAACTCAAGCAGACCGAGGCCGCCCTGGACATCATGGGAAAAGGTATCGCGCTCTTGGAAACAATGTCCGAGAGCGCGGACACCGAGAATTCGTGA